The following are encoded together in the Humulus lupulus chromosome 5, drHumLupu1.1, whole genome shotgun sequence genome:
- the LOC133778616 gene encoding uncharacterized protein LOC133778616: MAKPHPPHRPPSRSGRTNLASCIVALIFLIFIIIVVLIVYFTVFKPKDPKIAVNAVQLPSFSVSNGTVNFTFAQYVAVRNPNKASFTHYDSSLQLLYSGSQVGFMFIPAGKIDAGQTQYMAATFAVQSFPISQPATAGIGANMLSGTNSEPGMGMGLGLGPQLGGGFGGSQIGGATMEIESKIEMAGRVRVLHFFTHHVEAKAGCKVSIAMSDGSVLGFHC; encoded by the coding sequence ATGGCGAAACCTCACCCTCCTCACCGGCCACCATCTCGTTCCGGCCGTACGAACTTAGCTTCTTGCATTGTAGCCCTAATCTTCTTGATCTTCATCATAATCGTCGTCCTCATAGTCTACTTCACCGTCTTCAAACCCAAAGACCCTAAGATCGCCGTCAACGCCGTCCAACTCCCATCCTTCTCCGTCTCTAACGGCACCGTCAATTTCACCTTCGCCCAATACGTCGCCGTTCGGAACCCTAACAAAGCCTCCTTCACTCACTACGACAGCTCCCTCCAGCTACTCTACTCCGGCAGCCAAGTCGGGTTCATGTTCATACCCGCCGGAAAGATCGACGCGGGTCAGACCCAGTACATGGCCGCCACTTTCGCGGTCCAGTCGTTCCCGATTTCGCAGCCGGCCACGGCCGGAATCGGGGCGAACATGTTGTCGGGTACCAATTCCGAACCCGGAATGGGAATGGGATTGGGGCTCGGACCGCAACTCGGCGGCGGATTCGGCGGCAGCCAGATAGGAGGAGCGACGATGGAGATTGAGTCGAAGATTGAGATGGCGGGTCGGGTTCGGGTCTTGCATTTCTTCACTCACCACGTCGAGGCCAAAGCCGGGTGTAAGGTATCCATTGCTATGAGTGATGGGTCTGTTTTGGGTTTTCATTGCTAA
- the LOC133778617 gene encoding phosphatidylinositol 4-kinase gamma 2 codes for MSVDVALSPIRKESVHSSGYFGSRRGGHCSSESILIYLSVAGSVIPMRVLESDSIASVKLRIQTCKGFVVKKQKLVFGGRELARNDSLVKDYGVTGGNVLHLVLRLSDLLLITVRTICGKEFEFHIDRYRNVRYLKQRILKKGKGFVDIDDQEIFFNGEKLEDQRLVDDINKNNDAAIHLVVQKSAKVRAKPLEKDLELSVVAEVPDEKRDEEVKESGENRPADLPLVTSKPLCRDRDFLLEPICVNPKVKFPKSVWDMFNSTFDGLEKGHEPIRSSEGTGGTYLMQDALGQEYVSVFKPIDEEPMALNNPRGLPVSLNGEGLKRGTKVGDGALREVAAYILDHPRTGPRTLSGEQVMGFAGVPPTIMVQCLHKGFNHPEGYESAPKNVKIGSLQMFKRNEGSCEDIGPGAFPIEEVHKITVFDIRMANADRHAGNILLSKGEDGQTVLIPIDHGYCLPDSFEDCTFDWLYWPQARQPYSPGTIEYINSLDAERDISLLKYYGWDIPLECARTLRISTMLLKKGVQRGLTPFAIGSIMCRENVKKESVIEEIIQEAWDACLPGMSEAAFLEVVSEIMDSWLDKLAN; via the exons atgtccGTGGATGTTGCTTTGAGTCCGATTCGGAAGGAATCGGTACATTCTTCCGGGTACTTTGGGAGCCGGCGAGGAGGACACTGCTCGAGCGAATCTATCCTAATTTATCTCAGTGTGGCCGGCTCTGTGATTCCCATGCGTGTTCTGGAATCCGATTCGATTGCGTCTGTGAAACTTAGGATCCAGACATGTAAAGGGTTTGTAGTGAAGAAGCAGAAGCTTGTGTTTGGGGGCAGAGAATTGGCCAGGAATGATTCCCTGGTTAAGGATTATGGTGTGACTGGTGGGAATGTGTTGCATTTGGTTCTAAGGCTCTCTGATCTTTTGCTCATCACCGTCAGAACCATTTGTGGAAAGGAGTTTGAATTTCACATTGATCGATACCGGAATGTGAGGTACCTGAAGCAAAGGATTCTGAAGAAAGGGAAAGGTTTTGTGGATATTGACGACCAAGAAATCTTCTTTAACGGTGAAAAGCTCGAAGACCAAAGACTCGTTGATGATATTAATAAGAACAATGATGCAGCTATTCACTTGGTGGTCCAGAAATCTGCGAAAGTTAGAGCTAAACCCCTTGAGAAGGATTTGGAGCTGTCCGTGGTGGCTGAAGTCCCTGATGAAAAAAGGGATGAGGAAGTCAAGGAATCAGGAGAGAACCGACCAGCGGACCTTCCACTTGTAACAAGTAAGCCACTTTGTAGAGATAGAGATTTCTTGTTGGAACCCATTTGTGTTAATCCCAAGGTTAAGTTTCCAAAATCCGTCTGGGATATGTTCAACTCCACATTTGATGGTTTGGAGAAAGGCCATGAACCCATCAGGTCCTCTGAGGGCACTGGAGGAACTTATTTGATGCAAGATGCATTAGGCCAAGAGTATGTTTCTGTGTTTAAGCCTATTGATGAAGAGCCCATGGCTCTGAACAATCCCCGAGGATTGCCGGTTTCTCTGAATGGTGAAGGGCTTAAAAGAGGAACCAAGGTTGGAGATGGAGCACTTAGAGAAGTGGCTGCCTATATATTGGATCATCCAAGAACTGGACCTCGGACCCTATCAGGCGAACAGGTTATGGGATTTGCTGGTGTGCCTCCCACGATCATGGTTCAGTGCTTGCATAAAGGATTTAACCATCCAGAAGGGTATGAGAGTGCACCAAAGAACGTTAAGATAGGATCATTGCAGATGTTCAAGAGGAATGAGGGAAGTTGTGAGGACATTGGTCCCGGAGCCTTCCCTATCGAGGAGGTGCATAAGATCACTGTCTTTGACATAAGGATGGCCAATGCAGATAGGCATGCTGGAAATATTCTGCTGAGCAAAGGGGAAGATGGTCAAACTGTGCTTATTCCAATTGATCATGGATACTGTCTGCCTGATAGT TTTGAAGATTGCACATTTGACTGGCTTTACTGGCCACAGGCACGCCAGCCTTATTCTCCTGGCACCATTGAGTACATAAACTCATTAGATGCTGAAAGAGATATTTCCCTTTTGAAATATTATGGGTGGGACATTCCTCTTGAGTGTGCCCGAACACTCCGCATTTCCACTATGCTTCTAAAGAAAGGAGTACAGAGAGGTTTAACTCCTTTTGCCATTGGAAGTATCATGTGTAGAGAAAATGTAAAGAAAGAATCAGTCATCGAGGAGATTATTCAAGAAGCGTGGGATGCCTGTCTTCCAGGCATGAGCGAAGCAGCATTTCTCGAAGTTGTCTCCGAGATCATGGATTCCTGGCTTGACAAACTTGCAAACTAG